One Parasteatoda tepidariorum isolate YZ-2023 chromosome 1, CAS_Ptep_4.0, whole genome shotgun sequence genomic window, ATGTAAAAACAAACATGCATAGTTGATGGTAGAATAAACAAGCTTCTTCACTAGtgatattaaacaatattgcaaacaaatttcaatagaacaataatttcgtaattattaaatatcaacatGAAATGAATGATATTTGATGATTGATGGTAAACTTTATACTTATAGTGCttgtaaatatacaaaattttatgttttcctaTCTGGTGcaagaacaaataaattttatggttttccAACTCGTGAACATCCAACGTACAGCTGTCCATGTGAGAAGCAtggatttatcaaatttaatccaCATACTTGCAATGATTGCCCCTATGCTTTGTTAATGGTCATTGCAAAGGCTAGTCGTACAGGAAACTGTAGACATTTGAATTCAAATGGAGTATCCGTTGGTATCATGGGAATGCGTGGTATAGTTCATGTTCCCCTTggtgttttcctttaaaatggTTGCCTTAATTATgttattcatcaatttttttactgatagcCTAGTCCTATTGCATAGTCGCGGTGGATTTATATTTCGTAGAAGGATGATTGgggaaccaattttcaaagatgAAATATGTGGTGGCATTCCTGGTAGatccaatgaatttaaaaattctattggaTAATTAACTGATTCATCTTGATTGACAACAGTATCTATGGATTTATATGTTGTTTCTTCATCaggtatttcattttgaattttgcagTTTATTAAACTCACATCAATGTGTTTGGCTGCCAATATAGCACGCTCACTAAcccattgattatttttaaaattctgctataaatttggaaaaatttggcAATCAATTCATCAGTGGATTCTACAATGTGACAGAAGTTTTCTGGTAATGTAATACAGTGTGTGGATTCGTCCATTTCCATTTTACAATTCCCAATATTTAACAAGTGGTTTGCAAATCGTTCAAAAGATTCATCTTGTTGTAATTGAACACgcatattgatttttaaagatattttctccACATACTGCTATAACAATGATGATTTGAGACATGCATTCAATTCATCTGCAGGTATTGAACGTGTTATAACTGGTAGAGTTTGTCTAAAATCCTCAGCTAGCAAAATGTGTGTACCACCAAAGAGCTGCTCATTTCCTCTCAAATCTTTTAATGCGCGATTGAGTGCTTCCAAAGATTTCTTGTGTGCTATGGTGCACTCATCCCATATTATAAGCTGACATGATCTTAGTACTTTTCCCATCCCAGAATCTTTGCTAATATTACACGCTGGAGTTTCAATTACCTGCATATTTAATGGCAATTTCAATGCTGAATGTGCTGTTATACCGCCGTCCAAAAGAGTTGCTGCAATACCAGATGATGCAATAGCAAGGGCAATATTATTAGTTGCcagaataattgaaataagaaaagttttgcCAGGACCTCCAGGTGCATCTAAGAAATATAAACCACAACTCTTGTTAGATATTGCATTTCTAATTGTGTCACATGCTGCTCGTTGTTCTAATACCAATTTCGGCAGATTAATTCGAACAAATGTTTGTAATTCATTAACATCGAAGCTCGTTTCTCGTTGTATATCAATATCGAAAATGTCATTACCAGATCTATTTGGAGCAATCATTCCCAATTCCGTCAGTGATTTGTTGGCTATTGTCAAACATACattctcaattaaaattaatgcttcATTGTATATAATTGATGTAAATTGAATGTTAGGATTGGCATTTATTCTACTCATGCGATGTAGAATGTCTTCACgtatatagtttttatatttttcccagAGATCCTTTGGATTAGTCGGAAAACATGTAGTTAGTATAATAGAAAATAGAGTACGTATCTGCTGTGGTTGAGCTGTATTAGAAGTATCAGCGAGTGAAATATCCCAATGAGCATCGTTTTCTAAGAGACTTAAATTCTGGCAAGTCTCACGAAATGTAGCACATACATGGCCATTGACTGTTTTTAATTCTTGGAAAGATGCTGATCCACGAacattgattaataataatcttaGGTAAAAGCATTCTGCGTTATTTGGATGAACAGTGTACAGACGACCCAATACATATGTGGAATATAAATTTAGGTGTCCTTGTACTGCTCTACCTTGTTTACGACGCTGAAATTTTCTTGTTGATGTATTCCACGTAAAATAAGTTGGTACTTCAGAGTGCAGTAGTGTCCATGCAAAGGCATCATTTCTACGTAATgtgaaaaattcagttaatGTTGCTGGCGGTGGTGACATTGCTCTTGCACGTACATTTTCTGATGTACACACGCTGTCCATTTTCAAGATGTACGGCTAAATGAACAACCGTTGGATATCGCTCATGAatggaaaatgataaaatacgcCATACAGCCTCATTGCTACTTATGTAGCGTCCCAGTTGATATTAGGTGACTTCATCGATAGAGGCAGTTGCATTTTCCACTGCATACACTGCCATAACGCTTCCTTTGTTCGCatatttaccaatttattttatagcttttactGTATTGCAGTACTCAACATTTATGTCTGCGATATACGTTTTTAGTAGTAATGGAGAATATTGTACTTCATCAATAGTATTGTTGCGTACTTTTTGTTTAATGGATTTTCCACCATCTTCGGTAGATCGTCGTCGATAGAGTATACATCCATTGTTGCCTGTAATAGTTTTAACAAGTAAGTCTCTAGGATACAGCTTCGTGCACTTTCCATCTCACATGCATGGTGAATTATTATTTAGCGAGCCACATGGACcatgaatcatatttcatgaGAAAATATCGTGCAAGTCTTTATCAATTTCAATGTCTGGTATTTCTGCAGAGATGATTTCATCAATTCTGTTTGGTGTTATCTTTTCCGTCAGCCATATAAAATATGCGCATGTGGTAAACCTCTTTTTTGCCAATCCATGGTATACATCCAACAGTGCGTCTCTCCAAATACATGGTGTTTGACAATAAAAcctattaaagattttaattttttcttaaatacacgTGCAGAAATATCATGACGATCTGATGGTGATTGTCCAGTTAATAAAAGTTCCTTTATTTCATCCCATGCTGGGTTGCATGTAAATGTGATGAAAAAATCTGAGCGACCATATGCATGAACATACGTCATTGCATCTTGTGCATATTCATGCATGTGTCTTGGGCTGCCTGTATATGTGGATGGTAAAATGaccatttttcttaattcactAAGATTGCCATCATTTACAACTGCATCACGTAAATGGATGTAGAATTTGACTTGATTTCGGCAGAGAATTTGACTTGATAGAAGGCAATTTGACTTGATTTAGATGTATGTAGAGGATTCTTTCACTTTCTATTTTTGCATACATGTCAACAAtgtattgatgaaataattgtCTACATTTCAATATATGATTATCAGCATTCTCACGAATCATCGTTCGATATGCATAATAATGCATAGCACTGatctttttgttaatttccaCATTAGTTGTAggatttttcatattaatattaaaatgatatgcATCCTCTCCTTGCCAAAATAGAAAGGGATATTGTAATGCATCATATGAATGATGCGTTTCTGCTGCTTTCTGGACGTCACCATTTCTACGATGAAGAATTATGTCACGAGAATTAAATTCTTCACCAACTATGACAAACTCCACTTCATCGATCGTTGGTGCGTTGAATTGTCTTCGATGTTGACCAATAGGTGTTTTATCTgcctttatttttactttgtaatCATCAGATGGCTTTTATTCAATGGcggttttaaataatttaattaattcattacattgttcaaacaaatttcgtAATTTAGCGACAATCTCTCGTTTAGTACTCATGTTCAGCTGACTCCGTCTGTTGATTTGTTCCTCAGTATTTCCCATAAAATATATCTGAAGATATTTGCGATCAGCATTTGGCAAGGGTAGTACTGATCCAGCATGGTGATAAATTTGCCCTTGTCCTTTAAATGTTGGTATATAATTTGCGCTAACGATACTCGTTGCGCCGAACGATGCAATTTGGAAGCATGAATTGTACTTgcgtatatttttcaaaaatttttttgattgacTTGTTTTACCAGATACTAATGTTAATAAAGGTTCAGGTGGTGAACGCAAGTCTGGTAACTTTACTTTTCCACCTGCACAGCACATACCtggtgtttaatttttaaatttttgagcacCACAATAGGAACactttttatccatttttccaATAATTACACTTGGAAGAAGACTATAAATGTAAAGGGGATTGTAATTGAAACCACATAAATTCAAATCAGTATGTATCGTTCGTCTTGTCTGTGTCCCACGAATTCGATTCCTTTGCTGCCTTGCTTGCCTCTGTTCACTCGTTTCTAATGATCGAGCAAGAGCAGTGTGAACTCGATCTCTTTCTTGCCTAGCTTGTCTCAGCTCAATTGTTTCTGAAGCTCGAGCAAGAGTAGTGTGATCTCGATCTCTTTCTTGCCTAGTTTTTCTCTTGCTCACTTGTTTCTGAAGTTCGTTCTTCTCTCCTCCTTTTTTCTTGATTTGTGGATCGATCAATGGTACTTCGCTTTGGTGGCATAATTGAGGGGTTAAATAAAAcgtatttccaaaaaatattaataattttcacgtaataattatttattttcgaattaaaaattgcaaaagttttttgataTCTTAAAAAACAACCTACAAACGTATTACATCCCATGAAAAATAATCGAAGTTGCCATCTTCAGTCATTGTAAAGTAGGATTAATACAGAATATGATATCACGcgaataatacaaattataataataatacaaacaaTCTAGCAAATATTACATTACGTCATACTGCTAAGCTGAATTTCAAACATCATTACTAATTACAcgttattttgatattttttgaacgaaatttgcttttgccttgatatttattaaacaattttcctAATACTAAATCCGTGATACGACAAATAGTTAAGAAATCTATTCTCTTTGATTTTACTTGCTTGTGGTCACCTGACATAAAGAAATTTGAgcgaattataattaaatattaaagtatatgtaatttaccttaatttacttttctaaatgaatcgagctataagatagaaaatattactgttgttatcttcaagatatttgaaaactgaatcgtttatagtaaaatttaaaacaatggctaaattttaaccaatcagaaaattccatttcgattTTCCCTCATACCGCTAGAACGGCTTTTCGCAGAATGTTCTAATGTTGACAGTAACCTTCCTCATGCTTTGAACTATCTGTATGCTAAGTTTCATAGCATTTGGTCGGTTGGTTTCGAAGTCTATAAAGAACAGACAGACACACAttcatttttacatatataCTAGCTGACCCGACAAACGTTGTTTTGccatatgaattatttctagagtatgaaaatatatcttattaatTGTAAGTGTGTGCGTATGTGGTCTATGAGTGGAAGAGGCATGGAGCGCTGTGAACGATGACggaatgtaaaaataacaacacaccaaataatagttttattaatttattgtaacttttttcttataaattatatatacaacgAATTCCGAAAATATTAGTCAACAATATTAATCTCTTAGAGCAATGGAgtgtacaataatttttgtcaTTCCATCTTCAGCTAACACATATAAACTGGATGGTCCACTCGAGATCATGCCACGTATAATTGTCCGTATGAAAAACATGTTGTGCTCAAATCTAAGACACAAACAGACATTGTTTGGTCTTGTCATTGTAATTGGGGAACTGAATGCGTTTAAATTGAACTGACACATCTGTGGGTGGAATAGGCATTCGTGGAAGTAATATACTTTCACCCTggaatttgtcatttaaaataataacttccataacgttgttcattaattttttaatttctaatcgCACTCCGTTGCTCAGCCGTGGTGGGttcaaattacgaaaaaaaaaataacaggagATCCAACTTTGAGTACTAAATGTATGCCTGGTAAACCCAATGGCCTTAAAAACTCTGTTGGAGCTTCAATGGAATCGCAAACTGCATCAACGGATTTATGTGTCACCAAGTTACCTGGCAATAACTGTTGNCACGAGCCTGCAGGatgcatgaagaaaaaaaacaagctattAAGATTTACGTCTTATACTTAGTAGAAGTTGGTCATTGCAATTTCACAAGGAGTTCTGTAACTAGCCCTGTACagtccacaaaaaaaaaaaaaacgaatcaccctgaataacttttgttctaatgattggattttcacgaactaagtgtcaatcttaatggttcctgggggtgacctcaaatatgctaattaattaatgctaactattaattaagttacgaaatcagacacaaaaacgtactttctctgaataaacatagattttttacatatttggattcctaaccttcaaaatataaggggtagccgcaatctgggaaatatggtctccatagtttgatcagtagagcgatccaaagttcgtaccccttaatgttaatttcactttttacatttttagtcatatttttaaaaccattaaagcaattcatagaaaatttcacccactcataaaactcatttacccaaagataatttcatgaaaaaataatttttaataattattaattattttttataatttaattaaattgaggatgaaaatattttgaattataaggtatgaattttttcataccatattaatctgcatatttttcaattgaaaaatctaaagttttaaCTGCTTTTATTCATTAGAAGctaagaaagattaaaattaattatttttgaaaaaataatttggcgacaataaagaaataattaaatagggcgattaatattaaaatgtgatatatTTGTGAGGAACTTGACTTCGTGCGCgtagcgtaaaatttcattcatatttttttcgctaataatcgtttgcttatctttttattttcatttctttcaaactataaaatgggatgtttcttttctattcgtgtaataatttatttttcaatttagtaaagaaatttaaataaaaaacacttcatTCAATGAATGTCTAGTTTTACAAAAGCGTGAttctgatagaatatgattatacacCAGATTGTGataatttaatgtgattatttttttattttttgattttgttttcaataactgatgcaatttcaataatatacatacgtatgcatagatttggaataatatatttatcaatttcttgaatatatatttcataatattaataaaaatacgtagtcaacatttttaagcatctctCACAACATcgcaaatttctcaacatcttataAGGTAAACTAACCaataaaggaacacttaagcttagcttgcctttaaaaaaaatgataaaaatttcaaaatttgtaattttagctaAATTATGGTGTcgacatatttgttattaactgcaaattatgtaaaaaaaaatagataacttacaaaatactgttttatgcttttggtggtttaaataataagaagtaAGGTAACCAAGTGAAGGAACTGTTCttaccagtgaataaacactaaattttcaAGTGAATGAACTAATTTTGAGAATGTTTGATGCTCGTTAGGAATCCATAGGCCATACAAATgtctaaaaacaagatttttcagGGAATTACAACATATAACCACAGTTAAcgtggaaaattttaattttttttcagtcatggaatggaaagtaaaatatgcttgaatgcataatttaaaaaaaatgttttccctttttttcctcGCAGTTTAAGAGTCAATTCTAAATTATCTATGTTTATCACTGTGCAATCcgatgatgtttttattattattataattcgatcacttttgtttactcttttccccatatttttttaagcttcttttttatctttttaggtatttttttcccttcgtcATACTTtctgctttaactttttttttcagctctttcaatctctttaaatttttgttctttttctgaggtaaatgcaaaaaagtaatttatttatttttcttttgatttaaccttcctcttttttcctaattttttgcCAATGTAagtgtatttttgaaatttcttttgattttccaGTACCATTTCTAGAATTCctcacagaaaaataaatgagaaaatggAGTTTCGAGGTTTGAGTAAAATCCATCTCTCATTGATTTATATCTAGTGGGGCTTCGGCAGTACTTACCATTTACTTATGGAACCAATTGTTTTTTCAACTAACAATGCCTCAAGAGgacttatctcaaaatcagttttaaagatACTTTCATTATCAATGTTAGTTGTATCAGCTTCAGTGCCAAAATTTGTTTAACCAAATgttccttttgaaataaattcttcaatattGAGAAAAGCACAGGCTATTGAATAGTTGggagattaaaattttctgtcagtgttcctttaaaaatttgcaacatagCTTGTGAGATTTCCTTCTCAAGCTTCTGAAGAAACAGTGCATCCTTACTCTCGAAGCATGTGTTTTGTTGATAAGCTGCCTCGCTCAGTAACTCTTGGTGTCTGTTTCGCATGCATTTATTAAAGTCAACGTTTTCTACATCAAAtggaaaaatatcacatttcataaaagcattttaacttcATCAGTTGATGCCTCAATATCTTATCTAAAAATGGATGTAAATGTAACTATATACACACATGTGGTAGCAAAGGGTTATCAAAGAGCATGACTAGTATAACTACGTTTTTCAAGGCTCTATCTTTTAATAACGAtgactttcatatttttttttcatttgagtaCATTTGCACCACCCACCCACACACAcccatatttatatatatatatatNATTTTATTCAACTTCTCAAAAGGATATTCGAAAGTTActtatatgcattaaaatttaattggttaaattatatcaaattagtTTACttgttttagataattattactgaaataatgtgctatattttgatatcattgttgaaatttagcaatcaaaatattattaaacctCAGCAACATTTGCACTTAATATTACAGTATGTAacaattcatttgattttgttgaaaaatgcgagcagcaaataataaattaaaatttaatttattatttcaagaagAGCATCAgtgaaataatatgttattatattatatgtattacatatatattatgtGTAATAAgtttctatttgttttataaaattattttgcataatattttaaatttaatagtagcaatacaataatttataatttttatcgaaatactattattaaaataatgtttatcatATCTACagtttataatataaatctcctttcgaaaaacttaattttgtatattaatttttgcagcaatttaaattaattgttgtttcctaaatagttacagtaaaaatatatattaagcacTTATGCAAtcagtaaaaaagtttttatgcatGTCTATGTTAAGATTGTACAGTCATATTAAAAGAAAcagcagaattattttattttaacaacattaaaaatagtatttttttgttataaattttttgaattttttgttttgaatttttttttgtacaacaatttaaattaaattaattttttcttccagaatattaacagtaaaataaaggTTTTGAACTTTACACaacagtaaaaacatttttaaattttttttcaattaaataattaaacaattaaataataatttaaaattttttcagtgtttttttttatctttacatatatttaaaaaaagtttttctctataatatgtaattttaaagaaagagtaGTCTCTTCAATTGAGGCAATTGTTTCTGGTTGGAAGGAAATAGCTTTGCTTTATGTTTTTTGGTACAGTAAATTAAGTtgtataaaagaaaagtttgaatATAAACATGTATCCGTAGAACTGAGTTATATgtgtaacaatttttaaatttcaaaaattcagatatttcgAATAAAGTGTCAAACATTTctctctaatttttattaatatggagaAAAACTAAGCTAAATGGTGCTTTTGTCATTTTGTTAgaatttcaaaacttgtaatatatatatttaaaatgaaataactcaTTTCAGGGATTAAATaaggataaaattataatctaaggacaagttttgaaatatgaaaaattttataaaacaagatTTTCTAGTACGCTGGAATCACTTTCTTGAAAgttcttatttcttttcatttccttCATTTGCAGATTTTCGGCGTTTTTTGTTTATTCGCCTTTTAATAGCATCGGGAGACAAAAGTTTGAGCTTTTCTTTTGTACCTATCAGAAATATAAAGTATTGAGTTAATACGTGCAAAACTTTAATTGGAGTTACCAAACAATTACAATAGCActgtttttaaacaatgcagttgatgtcattttcattttgtgtacACAAATATTCATATATAATCAAAAACTTATACTCTAGTTTAAGGTTTGTACTTATTAACTCGTGAATATTATCAtttcttgataaaatattaataagaaatataaaaaatgaaaataacgtttttttaaatggagtaaattttgaaaaatccttttgatttttgtccaattttaaaaataacgttcTTCAAATAccctaaaaagaaaataattcttctttttagtcaGAACAGAAAATAAGTATGTGtgattaatttctttgaaacaaaagtaataattttctgaaatttttacactgaaaaaaattcccgataaaattactgtataaattaATGGTACCTAGAGCGcatccattttaccataaaatccattattATGATAAGtattttacagcaatttttacagtaatatgcttttaattgaagtgattcagtaattttacattaaatattactgtataaatcaggtttcataagattttttgctccgtaacatgatccggtaaaaatagatttgagAAGATTTAGAAAGTGCCGTCCTATTGTAAttcgatttgaaatttttagagtGTACATGTTTATTGCAAAAGTGACCAGCCTTGTGTAATTTCTCTTACGttgagacaaaaatattttttattttttattttaattcaacgtaaaaagtttagttttgaattttttttccttttataattccttatttttagttttcagtcTATAAGTTTGTTTATGCTAGAAGGTGTTCAAATTCGATTGTTGATAAATTTAACttctaattttaagaaactattgTAACTTGCATTGTCTTACAACACATAGCTCTATTTTCAATATAagttctttttatcatttttgtaaaattggtGGTTACAAGACAGTAATCGAAATTTATTGTAAGAATGATTTGTTCcacatttttcgttttaatcattacaaaaaattaaataaaaattatttttatttcacttttttcttcccattaattttgtatttgacaGTTGTGCTTTTTAAATGGTaagtagttgaaattttgatgaatttgtGGAGAAAAGGCACTGTCAGGTAATAAATGAAACTAGACAACTATCAAAGATCCCCATTTAAAAACTGAGGACTGTATATATTTGCGAAGTTcttatttcaagttttactacactaaataaagtaaacatgGCGATAATAATAGGTagcattttgcataaaattctcAACtgaaaaatcaagagaaaaactactagtttaaagaaaatctaatttatcAAATGCTTGTAAGGAGaattaaaactgtataaaagggttatttgttaatttttcactcgtttcatcttaaaaattatcCAGAGAAAGTGTTACGTTCTATGCGTGTAATAGTCTTCACTGCATACGAATAATACTTAACATTCAGACTTTGCTTTTTTAACAGTACAACATACCATTAACTACACTGCGGAAATTCGGGATGAGATTCCGGTAAAAAATACTGCCACTTAGGCTGccgatactttttactgtaatttttgcaataataattatcgtaaaattattgaaccattttatttaaataagtattactataacaattatggtgaaatatttcactgtaaaaattaatttttccatgaaaaatgtgttttgcgGATGATGCCCCTAAAGTTCCGGTActtcataccgtaatttgaacCAAAATTTTCTTCAGTGCACAATTTGAAACATTACACTGATGATACGGGCGTGAAGAGTAAGCACTCTACTATTTAGTGTcgcaatcataattttaatcttttttgtgACATTTATTGTGAGTCTcttgaatgaataattaaacGACATATAGAAAAAAAGCATATCTTTATAGAATATAAGAAGAGAGTGACATGATATCACATAGCTAATCACAGAAAATTTGCAGTTAGTTATGCATaaaacagccaatcaaaattgagaacaCAAGTATatgaaaaggtaataatttttaaaaatgctgtatGTTGAAATGTTACAACTAAATTTACCAGCTAAAGCTTGTcgc contains:
- the LOC107436440 gene encoding uncharacterized protein, which produces MDSVCTSENVRARAMSPPPATLTEFFTLRRNDAFAWTLLHSEVPTYFTWNTSTRKFQRRKQGRAVQGHLNLYSTYVLGRLYTVHPNNAECFYLRLLLINVRGSASFQELKTVNGHVCATFRETCQNLSLLENDAHWDISLADTSNTAQPQQIRTLFSIILTTCFPTNPKDLWEKYKNYIREDILHRMSRINANPNIQFTSIIYNEALILIENVCLTIANKSLTELGMIAPNRSGNDIFDIDIQRETSFDVNELQTFVRINLPKLVLEQRAACDTIRNAISNKSCGLYFLDAPGGPGKTFLISIILATNNIALAIASSGIAATLLDGGITAHSALKLPLNMQVIETPACNISKDSGMGKVLRSCQLIIWDECTIAHKKSLEALNRALKDLRGNEQLFGGTHILLAEDFRQTLPVITRSIPADELNACLKSSLL